From a region of the Pseudanabaena sp. ABRG5-3 genome:
- a CDS encoding DUF5691 domain-containing protein, with product MSLESSLLQTITATALIGTQRQPFTPITTDGNLGQLLANIDTTNQEAALLSTVAIVTMYQQAGQLPITNHQLQITDPCELDDLPRCSDRTGYYLSLMLNGEHQQLLPELLDCLADLGQRVHETSLPSLLDLGKRQSDVREAIVKVLGKRGQWLAAQNPEWNYVASEDEVVWETGSKAARLMWLTKLRRQEPVQARQLLESTWKQESASDRTAFLEVLGTGLSMADEPFLEALLDDRSKEVRRVTVDLLTCLSESRFCQRAIARVQNLVKLQNEGNQPYFTVDLPEVHTPEMLRDGIESKSNDTQIGDRASWLLKMLTSTPLSFWYQHLARSMEDLVKAANHSQSDRLILQGWIAAAQKTGDLVWLQALVEFSQEEEVNRIAGQPLAESLILDSQQQAAAIHLLKNSDLAFSNLFKSLLFRNKTIWNEEVSEIVLEVIITTLERFITTSQLTSHYWGISEFVRDAAKYISLSLIPAAKEQALEVSQRLQEFTLDSENKRELRELEYMQTTLHKSIKQFVDLLQIRQEMLESISEYSFDRF from the coding sequence ATGTCGCTTGAATCTTCACTATTACAAACTATCACCGCAACCGCTCTCATCGGAACCCAGAGACAGCCATTTACGCCCATTACTACTGATGGAAATCTGGGTCAGCTACTAGCAAATATTGACACCACTAATCAAGAAGCCGCATTGCTAAGTACTGTGGCAATAGTCACAATGTACCAGCAAGCAGGACAATTACCTATTACCAATCACCAATTACAAATTACCGACCCCTGTGAATTAGATGATCTACCACGTTGTAGCGATCGCACTGGCTATTATCTATCTTTGATGCTTAATGGTGAACACCAGCAACTACTGCCTGAACTTCTTGATTGCTTAGCAGATCTTGGACAAAGAGTTCATGAAACTAGCTTGCCGAGTTTGCTGGACTTGGGTAAAAGGCAATCGGATGTGCGCGAGGCGATCGTTAAGGTATTGGGTAAGCGTGGGCAATGGTTAGCGGCTCAAAATCCTGAATGGAACTATGTGGCGAGTGAGGATGAAGTGGTATGGGAGACAGGTAGCAAGGCGGCAAGGTTAATGTGGCTGACGAAATTGCGTCGTCAAGAACCTGTCCAAGCAAGGCAATTGCTAGAGTCAACATGGAAGCAGGAAAGCGCTAGCGATCGCACGGCTTTTTTGGAAGTTCTGGGAACTGGTTTAAGCATGGCGGACGAGCCTTTTTTAGAAGCATTACTGGATGATCGCAGTAAGGAAGTGCGGCGCGTTACCGTTGATTTGTTAACTTGTTTGTCTGAGTCGAGATTTTGCCAAAGAGCGATCGCTAGAGTTCAGAATTTAGTCAAATTACAGAATGAAGGCAATCAGCCATATTTTACGGTTGATTTACCTGAAGTGCATACGCCTGAGATGCTGAGGGATGGGATTGAGTCGAAAAGTAATGATACGCAAATAGGCGATCGCGCTTCGTGGTTATTGAAGATGCTGACATCAACACCGTTATCTTTCTGGTATCAACATTTGGCAAGGTCAATGGAGGATTTGGTTAAAGCTGCTAATCATTCCCAAAGCGATCGCTTAATTCTCCAAGGATGGATTGCGGCGGCTCAAAAAACAGGAGATTTAGTTTGGTTGCAAGCCTTGGTTGAGTTTAGCCAAGAGGAGGAGGTTAATCGCATTGCTGGACAGCCTCTAGCTGAGAGTCTCATTTTAGATTCTCAACAACAAGCCGCAGCGATCCATCTGCTCAAAAATTCTGATTTAGCCTTTAGTAATCTTTTTAAGTCGCTTCTCTTTAGGAATAAAACTATTTGGAATGAAGAAGTAAGTGAGATCGTTCTTGAAGTAATTATCACCACTCTGGAGCGATTTATCACCACTTCTCAATTAACGAGTCACTATTGGGGCATCAGTGAATTTGTTCGTGATGCTGCGAAATATATATCTCTATCGCTGATTCCTGCGGCTAAGGAGCAAGCACTTGAAGTTAGTCAAAGGTTACAGGAGTTTACTCTAGATTCTGAAAATAAAAGAGAACTTAGGGAATTGGAGTATATGCAAACAACATTACATAAATCCATTAAACAATTTGTTGATTTATTGCAAATCAGGCAGGAAATGTTGGAGTCAATTTCAGAGTATTCCTTTGATAGGTTCTAA
- a CDS encoding CopG family transcriptional regulator, producing the protein MTTKDMRVNARLDRDRASKFNYIRRRTNQGASDIVKAAIDLYYEKLHQESPVKPLQLLKQSGLIGCAEGDADLSVNYKQYLTESLNEKYDHR; encoded by the coding sequence ATGACAACTAAAGATATGAGAGTTAATGCAAGGCTCGATCGCGATCGCGCCAGCAAATTTAACTACATTCGTCGTCGTACAAATCAAGGTGCGTCTGACATTGTGAAAGCGGCGATCGATCTTTATTATGAAAAATTACATCAAGAATCCCCAGTAAAACCTTTGCAACTTCTCAAGCAATCAGGACTAATTGGTTGTGCTGAAGGTGACGCTGATTTGTCGGTTAATTACAAGCAATATCTCACTGAAAGTCTTAACGAAAAATATGATCATCGTTGA